The proteins below come from a single bacterium genomic window:
- a CDS encoding protein translocase subunit SecDF — protein sequence IAISVFHDVFFTLGIITLAGIKLDVTVIAAFLTLIGYSVNDSIVVSKRIQELMKLRRGATLEENINEGINSTLSRTVITSLTTLFTSLALVIFASKTAVFPFALTMSIGIFVGTYSSIFVVAPLVVEWEKIAPSHKRRR from the coding sequence ATCGCTATTTCGGTCTTTCATGACGTTTTCTTTACGCTGGGCATCATCACACTCGCTGGGATCAAGCTGGACGTAACCGTCATCGCGGCATTCCTCACGCTAATCGGCTACTCCGTGAACGACTCTATCGTCGTCTCCAAGCGTATTCAGGAGCTCATGAAGCTCAGACGAGGGGCAACGCTCGAAGAAAACATCAACGAAGGCATCAACAGCACGCTCTCAAGAACTGTTATTACTTCGCTTACAACGCTTTTTACCTCGCTCGCGCTCGTCATCTTCGCATCAAAAACTGCAGTCTTTCCCTTCGCACTTACCATGTCGATAGGCATCTTTGTCGGGACTTACTCATCCATATTCGTGGTCGCGCCGCTCGTTGTCGAGTGGGAGAAGATAGCGCCCTCGCACAAGCGCAGGCGCTAG
- a CDS encoding phosphatidylglycerophosphatase A, with protein sequence MAGSQPPLGLRIGLSFLGTGYIGKGGGTLASAAAAVACFFLWPYPLIASVILSVLLVFGTWASSYIEKRGWRRDDPRITIDEVSGMLAASILLPRPATLWAALLVLGLAFLLFRLLDIFKPPPVSFAERLPAGWGVMADDMVAGLIANGLVQLTRFIPAGWLGGA encoded by the coding sequence ATGGCCGGTTCACAACCTCCGCTGGGACTGCGAATCGGCCTTTCCTTTTTGGGGACAGGCTATATCGGAAAGGGAGGGGGTACGCTTGCAAGCGCTGCAGCTGCAGTAGCCTGTTTTTTTCTCTGGCCGTATCCGCTTATTGCGTCAGTGATCCTTTCAGTCCTCTTGGTATTCGGTACATGGGCAAGCTCATATATTGAAAAGAGAGGGTGGAGGCGCGATGATCCCCGAATAACCATAGATGAGGTCTCTGGCATGCTTGCGGCATCCATACTGCTTCCGCGTCCGGCCACCCTTTGGGCAGCCCTCCTTGTTCTTGGACTCGCATTCCTCCTTTTCAGGCTGCTCGACATTTTCAAACCGCCTCCGGTTTCGTTCGCGGAACGGTTGCCCGCAGGATGGGGAGTAATGGCTGATGACATGGTTGCAGGCCTTATTGCGAACGGTTTGGTCCAACTCACAAGATTTATTCCTGCGGGGTGGCTGGGTGGCGCGTAG